Below is a window of Plasmodium gaboni strain SY75 chromosome 11, whole genome shotgun sequence DNA.
CATGTATACTAAAAgcaaatatattatattcagTAGTTGCTAAGGGAGACGGATTAAAAGGTGGAAAGGTAAATGAATGGATTTCTCTTTATGTTCatacaataaataaagagggagataatatatattatggaaaacatataaatataagaatGAAAATCGAACCCATTGGATATTTAAAATCATATTATTCGTTCAGCTATTCTAATATAAGCaaagaaataaaagataataataataacaataatattacattaACACAATTTAATGAATcaaatgtaataaaaaatgaatataataatatatctttaataTCTTCCCCCATGTGTTTTcattcttttaataatattcaagaaatgataaattataaagTAGAAGATTTACAGAAtggtatatataaaattttatataaagtCAATAAAATTGGAAAGAAgaaattatacatatactGTGATGGAATAAGTGTTAGCAGTTCTCCttttgaaataaatatttctcCCTCTTCACCTTGTTGTAAATTATCAAAAGTTGTAGGAAAAGGAGTAACCAGATGTATATCAATAccttatttatatgatataaaaaaggaatctttttttattaaccACGTAGGAAATACAGATGCGAAAATTAATGGGAAGAATGATGATTTGTATAATATGAAAGAAATGCATAATGTGGATTATATGAAAGAAATGCATAAAATGGATGATGTGAAAGAAATGGATAACATGGATGATGTGAAAGAAATGGACAACATGGATGATGTGAAAGAAATGCATAAAATGGATGATGTAAAAGAAATGGACATCATGGATGATGTGAAAGAAATGCATAGTGTAAATGATAAGGAGGAATCAAATAATATGGTCGACAAAAAGGATAGTTCCAATAATGGTGATAATTCACATATTATATCtattcaaaaaaatgaCGATTGtctaaaaataaacaacagaaataataataataataataataatgtagACATATGTTTTGATAAAAACCCTGTTTGTACCACGTCTGAgagtaataaaaaaaatgcaAATATGAAATACATATATGGTGAGGAAAATAATCACATTTTTAAGAGTCCTAAATATTATGACGAAATTAATggaaatattataaaattaaatgataagAATGAAAAAACATTTGAGGagtttttaaaaaatatggtACAAGTAGTAAATACATTTGACATTATTTTGTATGATAAAAATGGTGAAAGGATATGTATAGgtaatgataatattaaagtTATAGGAAACAAAGGTGcttatataaaaaatgtaatagataataataatggtACTTATACCGTGCAATATTGTTGTTGTGTAAAAAaagatgatataaaaaagataagaaatattaataaagaaaaattaatagGATTTTATGATGAATTTTTgtttcataaaaataaatattatgataatgttattattaatgaatttaagaaaagattttttaatgtatttattaattgtgaaataaaagtatatataaatgaagaagaaatgTATGGTTCTCCATTTTTTCcaattataataaatatgcacgatattttgaatatatataatttatatgatcaATATACCTACTCAGGAatgttattaaaaaattttgaataCTTGTTAacttttaataattatcaagcatgtatacaaaatttatatgaGTTTTATGAAACATTTGTTGATACACAGGATGATTTAattgataataaaagtggacagagaaaaaaagaaagcATTCTATCTTTATTGCAAATGAAAAACGACgagaaaataaatatggataaaaagaattacacaaatttattttttaatatacctttaaatatatacgAAATGAATAGTAAATATATGATGTATGATGTGGATAGATACATGGAAAATTATGAAAACGaagaagaaagaaaaaaaaagacacctattttttgtaataataataataataataataatataatgatgatgaatTCTTCATGGagtaattataaaataaatgataaacAATCTATTCACaatgataattatacatataatatttgtaaGGATGATTCTTATGATTCTTTCTCAATTAATAATTACAATGtgaaaaatgaaaatttgTCTTTAAATGAATGGCTTTATCTATATAGCTGTAAAGAACATGTTACAcaatcaaataaaaaatatgacAACAGCATAATACTTGCATATTCcttatgtaatattatattacaccatttaatatatttaaaaaaatataaatattatataaactGCAAGCAATATGAAAATGAtttattacaaaataatattttaattcaattcaaaaaattattgcaagaagaatataataaaatgtttGCATAtcaaacaaataatattataacGTATTGCAAAAAAATtggaaatataaaattcaACAATTTAGAAGAATTAATTAAggtatataaaaatatagcTTTCGAATTAAggaaattaaaaaaaaatgatttagCAGATGAATTCGATAAATGTTGTGAAAATATGTGTgaagaattatatttaaaaaatattgaaagtaatttaaatagaaaagaaaaattattaaatgaatatgaagaaataataaatgaaaagattaataaaattgaacatataaaaaataatgaattaaaaaaatatgaaaataattatacTATAGATATGAATCAAATTCATAAATTGTGTAGTGTAccaaaaaataaagagGTACAAACATGTGATGATTTGTCTTAccaaaagaaaaatgaaaaattatcTTCCCTAATTGAACTAagaaataaagaaaaagtaaaaaatattaatgatgaAAAGGATGATAAACATAAAACTGATGATTCTATAAAGGAAGATGATCCTAAACGTAACCAGATTCAAAAAGAACAGATCTTCCATATTGTAAGAGAATACTGGAAAAATTCATCCACATATGATATATTCAGCACtattaaaaatacattaaaaaattgCCCTCGCTTGAAAATATGTTTAGAAGAAACATTTAATTATTACAGTTGTAGTATAAAAactaataataaaatgaaagaTATCCAAATGAGGAAAATTcatgaaataaaaattgtGGAAAATTtagataatttaaaaaaaatagaattACAAGAAGATAATTTCTTATCTAATcatgatataaataattccTATTTAACATATAATGCATATATATCTCTAATATTAGATATGAAATGtaattcatatttaataaaagatGTTGATAATGTTTTATGGTTATTTGAAAAATTCTCAATAGAACataattcatttaaaaatatatatagacCATATGGATTATTAAGAATAATGccaaaatatttatttataccTTTTATGAGGGAATTAGCATATTTAAatctattatatataatatcagaatatgttataaaaaaccaacaagatataaaaacatatcTAACCATTAATCATCCCTCAAGATTGTCTTCTTTTCATCATTTTATTACTTATCATTTTATACCCTTTTATGAACAATTAAGTGAAAATCaaaattttgataatttCAAGCAACAGCTTATAGAAATTAATgaagatgatgataaaaCAGAACTGGAAGATCATCAGAAAcaattaaatgataaacaaattaatatgaaaaataaaaataacataaacAAACATATCAATGATATAATCCCacttaataatatttataacacaaaaaataataataataataatcaatTAAGCCTTTCAGATATcgaaaattattttaataatgaattGCCCCTAATTGttaaacataaaaatttcTCAAAAACATTtcctttattatttgacttttattcaaatatgtcaatgaatattaatgaaaagaaaattaaaagtGGTACATCACAAGatgaaaaaacaaataCAACTTTGACAGATAATCAATATGATAATTctaataattcaaataaatatataaccactactatttttattaagtTCTTACGAGAATTTGGTATCATTccacatttttttaataatgatatgtgtttatcatttttaaatactcttatcaaaaataacaaacataataaattatattatgaagATTTTTCTAAAGCTATCATATTATCCATATGTGAATGcgtaaaaaaaaatatcctaacacaatataatatgttgACCAGTAATAACCaattcaaaaataaattacaAATTGGAAAAATTCTAAACcataattatatttcatatgAAGTTAAGGAGCTAATTTATCTTTTTGGTTTTTCCGACCTTCACATAGTCAAGTCCAAAATAAACATACAAAAggaataatatatattctatatgtattaaaaaaaaaaaagaagctatacacaaaaataaataaataaataaaatgaaataaaataaaataaaataaaataaaataattctGTTGCTACTCTATTTAAAATACATTATATTCGTGAACACACTAATGAGgattataaaattatgtttgctataaatatatgctttttttttttttttttttttctgtgatattttatagtatatatataaataccatcattaatttaattttctttttttttacagtaaatattatatatatataatatatattgtagtaattttttatttgtgtttatt
It encodes the following:
- a CDS encoding hypothetical protein (conserved Plasmodium protein, unknown function) codes for the protein MTTFRRNNQKYHDEEELNCDENKSKDKLFHEINKLLYSSSSEKMTRKPKPKIVVSNGGSIRQSDKIKNEKKDNINNNNNNNSISSSDDVYDKNISSNNISDKNESSNNIYDKNICNNNIYDKDIHEYNMLYDNIYTYNSTSNKSDYSQNKSDIFQLEQILLESNYDSSLKNNSVNSCSLSLTSFSSRNTSSKLDEYDNIIKIFIENITLDNISYNENTYNNIFCISYFIYEDPLEIFSFFQGINWLPELKNRCTSICYLEKLDKKSIEKNNYYQPESYSYYININQYVNLKNRKNEYLYIYDDGIIYVFVSIVGVNMSEFEKYYYDNFIQCDNNIYYDHDKKENEHSLYFNNNITNNNLSDKSHDIYSNGQKKKKKRFIHKKKYKNFLNILGTCIIPIKVNDTTYEHTNKINNSTMYNIYQHDVIRSILNNYYDSLKIKRKINIYDLINNHKHILSPIGKINISIKIKNKLYYMSNMDTCNYLMDIQHDEKEKKKNLLDRTNHMNKIIDEILNYVKIYKGNNKKNNKQDDTQIKHIKNKILSKFILFYNEKGNINFDDYLMKSFSYIESNIDKIFNCDDEKKVLKKMKKRILNILQLYKRKEPKKNKQKNKDNNDNNYYKYSYNNSCNYHRADISKEIICTHIILFVDYISNIKIPWKLLSHFKNDNTFFIVVYWKEEDDEEEDNMTNIISRQSRVIYLNNNNNNNKDNNNYYYNHCNSVEVDYNSCVLEKYQTNNIITEQYNYNINNLKEEEKNKMIKVKLNFNSCIILPYNHYNISSDINLILYHNNYPFLEFKKPLCILNNYNITYNAQDKFIMNLKINQNYYHSNNKSNINKLNIDDSFVQLSLCKHPKHSTFFSSINYKSYYKNKTKCSIQDTNYYNAHYSPPLFNKNGHVFIFCDDYYINHEKYNENKKYSCLYPNDDIIRNVIFNKESFFIPICQGNSYIEKKDKVTNTYLKQKQKIDTYMIKDQHIEKQEEDQEKKKKNSLSCILKANILYSVVAKGDGLKGGKVNEWISLYVHTINKEGDNIYYGKHINIRMKIEPIGYLKSYYSFSYSNISKEIKDNNNNNNITLTQFNESNVIKNEYNNISLISSPMCFHSFNNIQEMINYKVEDLQNGIYKILYKVNKIGKKKLYIYCDGISVSSSPFEINISPSSPCCKLSKVVGKGVTRCISIPYLYDIKKESFFINHVGNTDAKINGKNDDLYNMKEMHNVDYMKEMHKMDDVKEMDNMDDVKEMDNMDDVKEMHKMDDVKEMDIMDDVKEMHSVNDKEESNNMVDKKDSSNNGDNSHIISIQKNDDCLKINNRNNNNNNNNVDICFDKNPVCTTSESNKKNANMKYIYGEENNHIFKSPKYYDEINGNIIKLNDKNEKTFEEFLKNMVQVVNTFDIILYDKNGERICIGNDNIKVIGNKGAYIKNVIDNNNGTYTVQYCCCVKKDDIKKIRNINKEKLIGFYDEFLFHKNKYYDNVIINEFKKRFFNVFINCEIKVYINEEEMYGSPFFPIIINMHDILNIYNLYDQYTYSGMLLKNFEYLLTFNNYQACIQNLYEFYETFVDTQDDLIDNKSGQRKKESILSLLQMKNDEKINMDKKNYTNLFFNIPLNIYEMNSKYMMYDVDRYMENYENEEERKKKTPIFCNNNNNNNNIMMMNSSWSNYKINDKQSIHNDNYTYNICKDDSYDSFSINNYNVKNENLSLNEWLYLYSCKEHVTQSNKKYDNSIILAYSLCNIILHHLIYLKKYKYYINCKQYENDLLQNNILIQFKKLLQEEYNKMFAYQTNNIITYCKKIGNIKFNNLEELIKVYKNIAFELRKLKKNDLADEFDKCCENMCEELYLKNIESNLNRKEKLLNEYEEIINEKINKIEHIKNNELKKYENNYTIDMNQIHKLCSVPKNKEVQTCDDLSYQKKNEKLSSLIELRNKEKVKNINDEKDDKHKTDDSIKEDDPKRNQIQKEQIFHIVREYWKNSSTYDIFSTIKNTLKNCPRLKICLEETFNYYSCSIKTNNKMKDIQMRKIHEIKIVENLDNLKKIELQEDNFLSNHDINNSYLTYNAYISLILDMKCNSYLIKDVDNVLWLFEKFSIEHNSFKNIYRPYGLLRIMPKYLFIPFMRELAYLNLLYIISEYVIKNQQDIKTYLTINHPSRLSSFHHFITYHFIPFYEQLSENQNFDNFKQQLIEINEDDDKTELEDHQKQLNDKQINMKNKNNINKHINDIIPLNNIYNTKNNNNNNQLSLSDIENYFNNELPLIVKHKNFSKTFPLLFDFYSNMSMNINEKKIKSGTSQDEKTNTTLTDNQYDNSNNSNKYITTTIFIKFLREFGIIPHFFNNDMCLSFLNTLIKNNKHNKLYYEDFSKAIILSICECVKKNILTQYNMLTSNNQFKNKLQIGKILNHNYISYEVKELIYLFGFSDLHIVKSKINIQKE